The genome window aacaacaacaacaaactcaaaTGGAAGACAAAACTTGCAGAAGCATTGTAGAAGAAACATGCGCACATTTGTCTGgacagacttttctttttctttctcttctccttcataTGGTATATTTTGAATAGATTCTTTTCTCTACCCCAATCCTCctagatcctccccacctccctactCACGCAATTtcatgcttcttttctttcacataaagaacaacaacaataaaaaaggaatcaaaactaacaaaaaataatgcaaaacaaataaacaaaactaaactaaaaaactaaactaaaaaactaaactaaaaaggTAAACTAAAAAGTTGTGCCTGTCTGTGCCTGGAGCCTGCCCTGACATTAATAAACCCAGTGACACCCGTTTGAAAACAAAAGTGATTTTTCTCCTCCTAGAaagtatcaattgcaaatagcttcttcaTTAGGGAtagggcttctctctctctgtgctgggatttttgtctggtttgaaccaGTGCTGGTCTTCTAtgtgctgtgtttgtttgtttgtttgtttgtttgtttgtttctttctttctttctttctatgtttccgtaaaaacacagaaaatgaaagcaaaaattCACCAATTGGATTATATCatgttaaaatttcttttttgtgcATAGACAACctacagaaaacacaaaatcaaactagaacaAATTTAAGAATCATTATTCATCTAAgattccatctatctatctatccatctatttatctagAAATCATCTATCTAAATACCTATCTATCTGCCTTTATGTCTGTCTGTTTATCATCTGTCTCAGAAATCAAATCAGAATATTTAAGCACAATTCAAATTAGTGGAAAAttgagaaaatgaaacaaaagaagatAATGATTTGAATATCTAATTTATACATGGAGCTATCTAACTAGCCATATGGCATATAAGATGTACAAACTCAATTTACAGCAAAAATGTTAATATAAAACACCACAAGCTACTGCAGCATATCCAGAAGATGAGGAGGTAGGTTTATCAAAGTGGCAGCATGTTTATATAGTatgcctgagttccatccctatcaccacaaaaaaataaatgaataaaatttaagcGTCTAACAATCTAAGCTGAACTCATATTGTTAGTTAGATTCTTAGTTAGACTTAAGCTCTCTTCTACTACAAATGGGAGCATAAATTGTAAAAGTCCTCTGGGGTGCCGTTAATATTGGTTATTTTCCCtaaccaatattttttttttgagactgtagTATAATTGCAACCTTTCTCTattccatttcctctctcttctcacataCCCATGCACCCCTCTTTGGTGTCTTTTGAATGCATGGCCTCgtttttttcattagtttttttattgtgcgcacacacacacacacacacacacacacacacacacacacagccaataCCATATAGTCTGTATGATGCTACTTGTAGGGCTGACTATTTGGTATTGGCTAagcaattggtgtgctcttctggggaagactatttctccctcaGCTGGAGACCTAGCTAAGTACTCAGTGCTAGTGATGTCACGGGTATCGGAGAGGAATCTATAGCCACTCAAGCAACATAGCCCGTACCAACAATCTGACCATTTGTCCTTCcccccacagataagtgtagtgtGCACCCCTCATCAAGGACTTCTTGGACAGTCTACAGGATAAATAGAAATCCCATTTGACAGCTGCGGTATGTTTCCTCTCCTTGGGGATTCGGATACAACTGATGTCCCTCGTCACCAATGGGAACTCTGAGGCACCCGTACCTGGtaaatattcccatatgtggcaCCTCCGGGCTTTCCAGTTCAAATATTGTGGCTTCAGAAATACAttctacatatacatacaaacctTGGGCTTCATTTCTACTCCATGAGAGAAAGAGTTTGAGTCTCTAGAAAGGGCTGGAATGCGACTTTGCCTGAAAGGAGCAGTAGCTACAGAACCCCAGAGCGTTACAGGAGCTGAGACCGGCTGAAACAGAAGGGTAAGTGCTAAATCAGATGACCACAGCTCAGCCCTGGGCCCTGCTGCTTACTCTCTAAGTCCTGCTTAGACAAGGGACTTCGCTTCTTCATGTCTTAGTTTCCTTAGCCGAAGAAAGAGTTTCCCTTCAAAAAGTAAAAACCTGATGGGGTGTGTGAACGCTTTTAGCACAGTGCCTAAGCAGGCACCAGCAGTCAGTGCATGTGCCTTTTCTTACTGTGTAGTCAGCATTGCTGATGTGGTCATGGAGAGGTTTGTCACTGCTGCCTCAGTCAATAAATGACAAAGGATTTACAGTCAGGTCTGTTTTACACCCTGAGTCTCCACCCTTGAAaaaccactgatttcatgtcttgTTATCAGggagaaaaagaatgaataaaattaaaacagaatgaaatgaaattaaagtgGGATATTAAAAGGCAGTCCCTCTGTGTTTTTCTGGGATTGCAGAATACAGCCATTTCTTGACTGCTCCTTTGTCAAGTTTCTTTTGACTCTTCCTCGGTGGATCCATCTCAAAGGTGTGACAGTGAGAGTGCTGGTCTACGTAAATTCACCCTCAGAACCTAAACTCACTGACAAGACAACCTGGTGGACACGTTTTGACTCAAGTGGCCCAGCCACCTGTGGCCATCCTGAATGCAATTTATCATATTGTTCTCCAATCATGATTGTCTCCTCATACAATGAACTGTCACACGGCCTGGGTGGTTTATGATTTCAGTCTTGTTGCTTCTACTCTTGATAGATAATTATTTCTTTGGGTCTCAAATTGTATTTCAACTTTTCAAAGGAGCTTTTCCTGAATTCAAAATAGATGCTCTGGCTATATCTTTGTATCAGTACCAGCACACGCTCCCTCAACGCTAATCTTAGTGTTTGACTGTATGATTACCTGTTCTGTTTATTACCAGTGTCCAGTTACCTTATGTTCACAGGGGCTGTGCTCCCTGACAGTCACCCTAAATATTTTGTGTCCTTTGGTATTTCGGGCACTGGATAAACAATAAACAAGTGCAGGAAGAGTTACAAACAGAGTACCTTAACCCTGCAGTAGAGTGATCTTAAAATCAGGGCCAGGGAGATAGATGGGTAGGTGAGTGTTAGGCTTTATGGTTGATGCCAAGAACCCATGTAAAACCAAACACAgcggcacacatctgtaatcactCCTACAGAGAGAtggggtagagacaggagagTCCTCAGAAGCACACAGGGCAGCTAGCCTGGTGAGTACAGCAATCAAccacaagagaccctgtctcaaatggaGCGGAAGGTGAGAACTCACACCCAGGGCTGCTCTCTGACTCCcccgtgtgtgcacacatgcactcgcacacacacacatgaatgtgcgcatgcacacacccaATAAGACAAAATTGATTCTATGtaattattatttacaaaattatttcCCCCAAATAGTTCACAGCTCTCGGCAGTGCATCTCAGAAATCTGAAGGGCCACCTGCCTCTAGAGGTGCATGGTGACATACACCCGTGTTAACTGGTGGCTTCTGGCTAGTTGTGTTACTTTTCTGTCTGTTTGCTGATCTGGTAACGTGGGGGAAAGATACGCTGAATATAGTTTGTGTGGACCAAATGATACGTCACTGGCTCAGGGCCCACACGTCACATCTTTGTATCTCCACTCCTGTGCACTGTCTCTGCAGCCTTTTTCAATCTCCCTCATTCTGAAACTTACTCAGACTTGCCAACATCTatctccatgtagcccaggctgccctcttgCTTGCTCCCATCCTGCCCCAGGGATCACAGACACACCATTTCTatatcctgcctcagcctccagaatacAGGGAGTACAGACACATCATCACATGTAGCTcctgcttgcatgtgtgcttgtatgATCCATGTGATCTTCTCTACATAGCAAGGGAATGATCGTTTATGCCGTAAACTGAACGCCTTCTGCTTAATCACCCACACTTCCTCACAGGAGTCTTCCTGAGAATAGAATACAGATTCCATAATTTGTACTGAAGGACCATATGCCCCCGCTTctgcctctttctccatctcctctcctGCTACTCTGATCATCTCACTTGACCTACAATTGCCTTCTGTTGCCTCTAAATAGATGCGTGTGTCACCACAGAGGTGTTTATTTATCTCTTTACTTAGGGTGCATTGGCAACCTTCCAATCTACTCTTTCCTTAGCTTTACTTATCCCTTCCTTCAAGAGTGAGTTACTTGAAAATCCTTAAACTTAGAGGGATCTGACAGTCACCTCAatgccttgttttcttttcttatggATGTATTTGTTGAGTCCATGATAACTCTGACAAAACAACTGTCCACATGAGAAAAGGAACCCAGGTTAGGGGCTGATGCACAGTAAGTATTCAATGAACCCGGAGTGAATAAATTAGCCCCGGGGGTCTCATTAGTGGTATATTAGTAACAAATTTAAGAGCATAAACTCTAAGAATTGTCAAGATTTTAACCTAACCTGTGCTTTCTAGGAGACCCAGTTCCTTTTTTGATAGGTCAATTGCTATTGTTTGAACATAGAATGTTCTCCAAAGGCCTGTGCATTGCGGGCTTGGTGCCAGTTTAGTGCCAATGGTAGATAGCGGAAACTGAAAAGTGGGGCTCAACGAGAAGTTCCAGGTTGTGGGGCCTTCATGGGGGACTGTGATTCTtgtctcttcccttcttctctttcatGTCACAGCCATAAACTAAGGCCCCAGCTATGAAGAATGGAGCGTTTTTGCTCTGCTCTGTACTCCTGACATGATGTGCCATTATGCCACAAGCCTAAAGACAATGGCGCCATTGTCTCTTCAGTTGATTGTCTTAGGTGTTTATTCTAGTGCCATGGAGTTAATATGCTACATGTGATGATGACCACCTTGGAGGGTCCTTTTAGGTCTCAGTGAAAGAATGAATAGCCATCAATATTctaatgtcatttttatttttatctgttccCATCAAGGCAATATCACATTGAATTATGAAGACAAGAAATCACAGTAGTGTTTCTGAGTTTCTCCTTCTGGGCCTCTCTGAACATCAGGAGCAGCAACCTCTTCTCTTTGGCATCTTCTTGGTCATATACCTGGTCACCGCGGCAGGGAATATGCTCATCATCCTGGCAATTGGCTCTGACCCACACCTCCACAgtcccatgtacttcttcctggcCAACCTGTCCCTCACTGACCTATGTTTATCATCTACCACCGTCCCCAGGATGCTCGTGAACATCCAAGCTCACAGGCACACCATCCCCTATGCTGGTTGCCTGTCTCAGATCTATTTCTTCCTGTGGTTCATCGGACAAGATGTTTTCCTCCTGGCAGTGATGGCTTACGACAGGCTTGTGGCCATATGCTATCCCCTTCGCTACACCTTGGTCATCAGTCCCAGATGCTGCATCCTGCTGGTGGCCATATCCCTATTCCTTGCCCATTCATACGCTCTAACCCATGCCATTCTCCTGGCTCGGTTATCCTTCTGCATTGACAACGTCATTCCCCATTTCTTTTGTGAACTGCTTCCCCTGTTGAAGCTCTCTTGTTCCAATGCTTATGCCAACCAGTGTGTGCTGCTCTACTGGGGAGGGGCATtaactgtcctg of Meriones unguiculatus strain TT.TT164.6M chromosome 8, Bangor_MerUng_6.1, whole genome shotgun sequence contains these proteins:
- the LOC110560750 gene encoding olfactory receptor 1361-like gives rise to the protein MKTRNHSSVSEFLLLGLSEHQEQQPLLFGIFLVIYLVTAAGNMLIILAIGSDPHLHSPMYFFLANLSLTDLCLSSTTVPRMLVNIQAHRHTIPYAGCLSQIYFFLWFIGQDVFLLAVMAYDRLVAICYPLRYTLVISPRCCILLVAISLFLAHSYALTHAILLARLSFCIDNVIPHFFCELLPLLKLSCSNAYANQCVLLYWGGALTVLIPSLIVVSYVRIVAAIVRIPSASGKWKTFSTCGSHLSAVCLFYVSAIGVYFIPSAADSATKDRIAAVMYAVVTPMLNPFIYSLRNKDMMSALRRFLSRCAL